In one window of Mus pahari chromosome 3, PAHARI_EIJ_v1.1, whole genome shotgun sequence DNA:
- the Rgs19 gene encoding regulator of G-protein signaling 19 isoform X1, whose protein sequence is MPTPHEAEKQHTGPEEADRPPSMSSHDAAPSGPPSRNPCCLCWCCCCSCSWNQERQRAWQVSRESKLQPLPSCEVCTPPSPEEVQSWAQSFDKLMNSPTGRSVFRAFLRTEYSEENMLFWLACEELKAEANQHVVDEKARLIYEDYVSILSPKEVSLDSRVREGINRKMQEPSPHTFDDAQLQIYTLMHRDSYPRFLTSPTYRSLLLQGAPQSSEA, encoded by the exons ATGCCCACCCCACATGAGGCTGAGAAACAG CACACAGGGCCAGAGGAGGCAGACAGGCCTCCCTCGATGTCCAGCCATGATGCAGCCCCCTCAGGACCTCCCAGTCGAAATCCCTGCTGCTTATGCTGGTGTTGCTGCTGTAGCTGTTCCTG GAACCAAGAACGGCAACGAGCTTGGCAGGTTTCTCGGGAAAGCAAGCTGCAACCCCTCCCCAGCTGTGAAGTCTG CACTCCACCAAGCCCTGAGGAAGTACAGAGCTGGGCACAGTCCTTTGACAAGTTGATGAATAGCCCCACGGGCCGCAGTGTATTCCGGGCATTCCTGCGCACAGAATACAGTGAAGAGAACATGCTCTTCTGGCTGGCTTGTGAGGAGTTGAAAGCAGAGGCCAACCAACATGTGGTGGATGAGAAGGCTCGACTTATCTATGAGGACTACGTGTCCATCCTGTCCCCCAAGGAG GTAAGCCTGGACTCCCGTGTGCGAGAAGGCATCAATAGGAAGATGCAAGAGCCATCGCCACACACATTTGATGATGCACAGCTGCAGATCTACACCCTCATGCACCGGGACTCCTACCCTCGATTCCTTACCTCCCCCACCTACCGTTCTCTATTACTCCAGGGGGCCCCACAGTCCTCTGAGGCCTAG
- the Lkaaear1 gene encoding protein LKAAEAR1, with product MPTLGVKGAWERAKKSAPGAGAGEKHRKGPRTTEPPKIGWALTQQRLVALSPTLRQRHLLFGDFLDDIGKVASVFPRESVELPYDMPDPRTWSQALELPSEHQNRFLGLIKAAEARGRVHALRLRYTRMRAEEISLLIQKQSSARAAIRLELFLPPQLKPTKIPDPLDRQERRRVETILEEEVDGNIFPR from the exons ATGCCGACCCTGGGAGTAAAGGGTGCATGGGAGCGGGCCAAAAAGAGTgcacctggagctggagctggtgagAAGCACAGGAAGGGCCCAAGGACTACAGAGCCTCCGAAGATAGGCTGGGCATTGACCCAGCAGAGGCTGGTAGCCTTGTCCCCCACACTACGCCAACGCCACCTGCTCTTTGGCGACTTTCTTGACGACATAGGCAAGGTAGCCTCCGTGTTTCCACGCGAGTCGGTGGAGTTACCCTACGACATGCCTGACCCGCGCACCTGGTCACAGGCATTAGAGCTACCATCTGAGCATCAAAATCGGTTTCTGGGCCTTATTAAGGCCGCGGAAGCCCGGGGCCGAGTCCATGCCCTGCGGTTGCGCTACACCCGAATGCGg GCAGAGGAAATCTCTTTGCTGATCCAGAAGCAGAGCTCCGCGCGCGCTGCCATCCGACTGGAACTGTTCCTACCACCCCAACTGAAGCCCACCAAGATCCCTGATCCTCTGGACCGACAAGag CGGAGGCGTGTTGAGACAATCCTGGAAGAGGAGGTAGATGGCAACATCTTCCCCCGATGA
- the Tcea2 gene encoding transcription elongation factor A protein 2 isoform X1: MDAALTESYPLFVAQRWPRASLAQPLLSPLSAPTLQNQEGAMDLLRELKNMPITLHLLQSTRVGMSVNALRKQSSDEELIALAKSLIKSWKKLLDVSDGKSRNQGRGTPLPTSSSKDASGTTDLSCKKPDPPRTPSIPRITTFPQVPITCDAVRNKCREMLTLALQTDHDHVAVGVNCEHLSSQIEECIFLDVGNTDMKYKNRVRSRISNLKDAKNPGLRRNVLCGAITPQQIAVMTSEEMASDELKEIRKAMTKEAIREHQMARTGGTQTDLFTCNKCRKKNCTYTQVQTRSSDEPMTTYVVCNECGNRWKWVMWSFGRTFLCLPSVLLSPYTDVTLAMANTVLPAMFLVDTASLEIP; the protein is encoded by the exons ATGGACGCCGCGTTGACCGAAAGCTACCCTCTGTTCGTCGCCCAGCGGTGGCCGCGGGCGTCCTTGGCCCAGCCGTTGTTGTCTCCCCTGTCTGCCCCCACCCTTCAGAACCAG GAGGGAGCTATGGATTTGCTGCGGGAGCTGAAGAATATGCCTATTACATTGCACTTGCTCCAG TCCACCCGTGTTGGGATGTCTGTCAATGCTCTGCGGAAGCAGAGCTCAGACGAGGAGCTCATTGCACTTGCCAAGTCCCTCATCAAGTCCTGGAAGAAGCTCTTGG ATGTTTCTGATGGCAAATCCAGAAATCAAGGGAGGGGCACACCTTTGCCTACATCATCCTCCAAGGATGCCTCAGGGACTACGGATCTCAG CTGCAAGAAGCCAGACCCACCTAGGACCCCATCCATTCCAAGGATCACCACATTTCCCCAAGTGCCCATCACCTGCGATGCTGTACGAAACAAATGCCGAGAGATGCTGACTTTGGCCCTGCAAACTGACC ACGACCACGTGGCCGTTGGTGTGAACTGCGAACATCTGTCATCTCAGATCGAGGAGT GCATCTTCCTGGATGTGGGAAACACTGACATGAAGTACAAGAACCGTGTTCGGAGCCGAATCTCTAACCTGAAAGATGCTAAGAACCCTGGCCTACGGCGGAATGTGTTGTGTGGTGCCATTACACCTCAGCAGATAGCTGTGATGACGTCAGAG GAGATGGCCAGTGACGAGCTGAAGGAGATCCGCAAGGCCATGACTAAGGAGGCCATCCGTGAGCACCAGATGGCCCGTACAGGTGGTACACAGACTGACCTGTTCACCTGCAACAAGTGCAGGAAGAAGAACTGCACCTACACACAG GTGCAGACCCGTAGCTCCGATGAGCCCATGACTACCTATGTTGTCTGCAACGAGTGTGGGAATCGATGGAAG TGGGTCATGTGGAGCTTTGGCCGGAcatttctctgccttccttcagtTCTGCTGAGCCCTTATACTGACGTAACCCTGGCCATGGCTAACACTGTCCTTCCTGCAATGTTCTTGGTGGACACAGCTTCTCTGGAGATACCCTGA
- the Rgs19 gene encoding regulator of G-protein signaling 19 isoform X2, whose product MSSHDAAPSGPPSRNPCCLCWCCCCSCSWNQERQRAWQVSRESKLQPLPSCEVCTPPSPEEVQSWAQSFDKLMNSPTGRSVFRAFLRTEYSEENMLFWLACEELKAEANQHVVDEKARLIYEDYVSILSPKEVSLDSRVREGINRKMQEPSPHTFDDAQLQIYTLMHRDSYPRFLTSPTYRSLLLQGAPQSSEA is encoded by the exons ATGTCCAGCCATGATGCAGCCCCCTCAGGACCTCCCAGTCGAAATCCCTGCTGCTTATGCTGGTGTTGCTGCTGTAGCTGTTCCTG GAACCAAGAACGGCAACGAGCTTGGCAGGTTTCTCGGGAAAGCAAGCTGCAACCCCTCCCCAGCTGTGAAGTCTG CACTCCACCAAGCCCTGAGGAAGTACAGAGCTGGGCACAGTCCTTTGACAAGTTGATGAATAGCCCCACGGGCCGCAGTGTATTCCGGGCATTCCTGCGCACAGAATACAGTGAAGAGAACATGCTCTTCTGGCTGGCTTGTGAGGAGTTGAAAGCAGAGGCCAACCAACATGTGGTGGATGAGAAGGCTCGACTTATCTATGAGGACTACGTGTCCATCCTGTCCCCCAAGGAG GTAAGCCTGGACTCCCGTGTGCGAGAAGGCATCAATAGGAAGATGCAAGAGCCATCGCCACACACATTTGATGATGCACAGCTGCAGATCTACACCCTCATGCACCGGGACTCCTACCCTCGATTCCTTACCTCCCCCACCTACCGTTCTCTATTACTCCAGGGGGCCCCACAGTCCTCTGAGGCCTAG
- the Tcea2 gene encoding transcription elongation factor A protein 2 isoform X4: MGKEEEIARIARRLDKMVTRKNAEGAMDLLRELKNMPITLHLLQSTRVGMSVNALRKQSSDEELIALAKSLIKSWKKLLDVSDGKSRNQGRGTPLPTSSSKDASGTTDLSCKKPDPPRTPSIPRITTFPQVPITCDAVRNKCREMLTLALQTDHDHVAVGVNCEHLSSQIEECIFLDVGNTDMKYKNRVRSRISNLKDAKNPGLRRNVLCGAITPQQIAVMTSEEMASDELKEIRKAMTKEAIREHQMARTGGTQTDLFTCNKCRKKNCTYTQVQTRSSDEPMTTYVVCNECGNRWKFC; the protein is encoded by the exons GAGGGAGCTATGGATTTGCTGCGGGAGCTGAAGAATATGCCTATTACATTGCACTTGCTCCAG TCCACCCGTGTTGGGATGTCTGTCAATGCTCTGCGGAAGCAGAGCTCAGACGAGGAGCTCATTGCACTTGCCAAGTCCCTCATCAAGTCCTGGAAGAAGCTCTTGG ATGTTTCTGATGGCAAATCCAGAAATCAAGGGAGGGGCACACCTTTGCCTACATCATCCTCCAAGGATGCCTCAGGGACTACGGATCTCAG CTGCAAGAAGCCAGACCCACCTAGGACCCCATCCATTCCAAGGATCACCACATTTCCCCAAGTGCCCATCACCTGCGATGCTGTACGAAACAAATGCCGAGAGATGCTGACTTTGGCCCTGCAAACTGACC ACGACCACGTGGCCGTTGGTGTGAACTGCGAACATCTGTCATCTCAGATCGAGGAGT GCATCTTCCTGGATGTGGGAAACACTGACATGAAGTACAAGAACCGTGTTCGGAGCCGAATCTCTAACCTGAAAGATGCTAAGAACCCTGGCCTACGGCGGAATGTGTTGTGTGGTGCCATTACACCTCAGCAGATAGCTGTGATGACGTCAGAG GAGATGGCCAGTGACGAGCTGAAGGAGATCCGCAAGGCCATGACTAAGGAGGCCATCCGTGAGCACCAGATGGCCCGTACAGGTGGTACACAGACTGACCTGTTCACCTGCAACAAGTGCAGGAAGAAGAACTGCACCTACACACAG GTGCAGACCCGTAGCTCCGATGAGCCCATGACTACCTATGTTGTCTGCAACGAGTGTGGGAATCGATGGAAG tTCTGCTGA
- the Tcea2 gene encoding transcription elongation factor A protein 2 isoform X2 — protein sequence MGKEEEIARIARRLDKMVTRKNAEGAMDLLRELKNMPITLHLLQSTRVGMSVNALRKQSSDEELIALAKSLIKSWKKLLDVSDGKSRNQGRGTPLPTSSSKDASGTTDLSCKKPDPPRTPSIPRITTFPQVPITCDAVRNKCREMLTLALQTDHDHVAVGVNCEHLSSQIEECIFLDVGNTDMKYKNRVRSRISNLKDAKNPGLRRNVLCGAITPQQIAVMTSEEMASDELKEIRKAMTKEAIREHQMARTGGTQTDLFTCNKCRKKNCTYTQVQTRSSDEPMTTYVVCNECGNRWKWVMWSFGRTFLCLPSVLLSPYTDVTLAMANTVLPAMFLVDTASLEIP from the exons GAGGGAGCTATGGATTTGCTGCGGGAGCTGAAGAATATGCCTATTACATTGCACTTGCTCCAG TCCACCCGTGTTGGGATGTCTGTCAATGCTCTGCGGAAGCAGAGCTCAGACGAGGAGCTCATTGCACTTGCCAAGTCCCTCATCAAGTCCTGGAAGAAGCTCTTGG ATGTTTCTGATGGCAAATCCAGAAATCAAGGGAGGGGCACACCTTTGCCTACATCATCCTCCAAGGATGCCTCAGGGACTACGGATCTCAG CTGCAAGAAGCCAGACCCACCTAGGACCCCATCCATTCCAAGGATCACCACATTTCCCCAAGTGCCCATCACCTGCGATGCTGTACGAAACAAATGCCGAGAGATGCTGACTTTGGCCCTGCAAACTGACC ACGACCACGTGGCCGTTGGTGTGAACTGCGAACATCTGTCATCTCAGATCGAGGAGT GCATCTTCCTGGATGTGGGAAACACTGACATGAAGTACAAGAACCGTGTTCGGAGCCGAATCTCTAACCTGAAAGATGCTAAGAACCCTGGCCTACGGCGGAATGTGTTGTGTGGTGCCATTACACCTCAGCAGATAGCTGTGATGACGTCAGAG GAGATGGCCAGTGACGAGCTGAAGGAGATCCGCAAGGCCATGACTAAGGAGGCCATCCGTGAGCACCAGATGGCCCGTACAGGTGGTACACAGACTGACCTGTTCACCTGCAACAAGTGCAGGAAGAAGAACTGCACCTACACACAG GTGCAGACCCGTAGCTCCGATGAGCCCATGACTACCTATGTTGTCTGCAACGAGTGTGGGAATCGATGGAAG TGGGTCATGTGGAGCTTTGGCCGGAcatttctctgccttccttcagtTCTGCTGAGCCCTTATACTGACGTAACCCTGGCCATGGCTAACACTGTCCTTCCTGCAATGTTCTTGGTGGACACAGCTTCTCTGGAGATACCCTGA
- the Tcea2 gene encoding transcription elongation factor A protein 2 isoform X3, whose translation MDAALTESYPLFVAQRWPRASLAQPLLSPLSAPTLQNQEGAMDLLRELKNMPITLHLLQSTRVGMSVNALRKQSSDEELIALAKSLIKSWKKLLDVSDGKSRNQGRGTPLPTSSSKDASGTTDLSCKKPDPPRTPSIPRITTFPQVPITCDAVRNKCREMLTLALQTDHDHVAVGVNCEHLSSQIEECIFLDVGNTDMKYKNRVRSRISNLKDAKNPGLRRNVLCGAITPQQIAVMTSEEMASDELKEIRKAMTKEAIREHQMARTGGTQTDLFTCNKCRKKNCTYTQVQTRSSDEPMTTYVVCNECGNRWKFC comes from the exons ATGGACGCCGCGTTGACCGAAAGCTACCCTCTGTTCGTCGCCCAGCGGTGGCCGCGGGCGTCCTTGGCCCAGCCGTTGTTGTCTCCCCTGTCTGCCCCCACCCTTCAGAACCAG GAGGGAGCTATGGATTTGCTGCGGGAGCTGAAGAATATGCCTATTACATTGCACTTGCTCCAG TCCACCCGTGTTGGGATGTCTGTCAATGCTCTGCGGAAGCAGAGCTCAGACGAGGAGCTCATTGCACTTGCCAAGTCCCTCATCAAGTCCTGGAAGAAGCTCTTGG ATGTTTCTGATGGCAAATCCAGAAATCAAGGGAGGGGCACACCTTTGCCTACATCATCCTCCAAGGATGCCTCAGGGACTACGGATCTCAG CTGCAAGAAGCCAGACCCACCTAGGACCCCATCCATTCCAAGGATCACCACATTTCCCCAAGTGCCCATCACCTGCGATGCTGTACGAAACAAATGCCGAGAGATGCTGACTTTGGCCCTGCAAACTGACC ACGACCACGTGGCCGTTGGTGTGAACTGCGAACATCTGTCATCTCAGATCGAGGAGT GCATCTTCCTGGATGTGGGAAACACTGACATGAAGTACAAGAACCGTGTTCGGAGCCGAATCTCTAACCTGAAAGATGCTAAGAACCCTGGCCTACGGCGGAATGTGTTGTGTGGTGCCATTACACCTCAGCAGATAGCTGTGATGACGTCAGAG GAGATGGCCAGTGACGAGCTGAAGGAGATCCGCAAGGCCATGACTAAGGAGGCCATCCGTGAGCACCAGATGGCCCGTACAGGTGGTACACAGACTGACCTGTTCACCTGCAACAAGTGCAGGAAGAAGAACTGCACCTACACACAG GTGCAGACCCGTAGCTCCGATGAGCCCATGACTACCTATGTTGTCTGCAACGAGTGTGGGAATCGATGGAAG tTCTGCTGA